In Plantibacter sp. PA-3-X8, one DNA window encodes the following:
- a CDS encoding DNA-binding protein: MYVLTVDQIASRTGPDRAAGVIESINDRFPESLLLQAERTAGDEFQLATEDAEVALAIAFDLLRDRGWSVGVGQGDVRRPLPDSTRAATGQAFYAAREAVTRAKRAPFRFALEAADQQGGADVEALIVLLLHLRDRRTAGGWEVADLLAAGVTQSEAAARLGITESSISRRVAAAGVRAEAAATTALIRLLAKLDQDASVHHPDDRKDER, encoded by the coding sequence GTGTACGTGCTGACCGTCGATCAGATCGCGAGCCGGACCGGCCCTGATCGAGCCGCCGGTGTCATCGAGTCGATCAACGACCGGTTCCCGGAGAGCCTGCTCCTCCAGGCCGAACGCACGGCGGGCGACGAGTTCCAGCTCGCCACCGAGGACGCCGAGGTCGCGCTCGCCATCGCCTTCGACCTCCTCCGGGATCGCGGCTGGAGCGTGGGTGTCGGACAAGGCGACGTCCGGCGTCCGCTCCCCGATTCGACCCGAGCCGCGACCGGTCAGGCCTTCTACGCCGCGAGGGAGGCCGTCACGCGGGCCAAGCGGGCGCCCTTCCGGTTCGCGCTCGAGGCGGCCGACCAGCAGGGCGGCGCCGACGTCGAAGCGCTCATCGTGCTCCTCCTCCACCTCCGCGACCGGAGGACCGCCGGCGGCTGGGAGGTCGCCGACCTGCTCGCGGCCGGCGTGACCCAGTCCGAGGCCGCGGCACGACTCGGCATCACCGAGAGTTCGATCAGTCGCCGGGTCGCGGCCGCCGGAGTCCGAGCCGAAGCCGCGGCGACCACCGCGCTCATTCGCCTCCTGGCGAAGCTCGACCAGGACGCCTCCGTGCACCACCCCGACGACCGAAAGGACGAGCGATGA
- a CDS encoding PQQ-binding-like beta-propeller repeat protein has translation MLRVQLCEACGTEIVDRRDGVCPSCGAMLPLRTGELSTVETPAEAEAAAESEPADEPESESADDRPTPADDGDLVETDAPDVETDAPAGEADRLPSPDVDTTEPTPPGIATSIPAIAVTTPVPDPESTNPTPSQASTPHPATAAAAEPVSATAAGEAPGEPTAPRALWHPDSLPTTVKRAPSRRRWFLLGGLALAVVTAIVAVVLIVVAAVPHRVEGLALLRDLPTRPTVGTWELAHPLDDEVPAGDELYLNGYTASPNTALLVWSTDRPLDQTTLDDAPGETVVSLVNTANGHTLWDRRVTELSPEFDRFDAPVVVSPPDAAAIVLSQGDLMVAVSRRDGHVVSTSQEHSSVEGIGFADFAAPAAFVPGLEGDLLISSTTADGTGTVGRYRSTDLTDPVWEVSGDAGERATTAGDKLFYDGAVYSLDDGSTIDWQGDLSWYYQQVGGDLVAIDYSGNDTTIRGVDDRTGAERWKATGALPVVLDASGLLVVADQSGERVRRLDPRSGEVEWRSGLTSTWDGAYTVGDTIMLGDGEGGYTGVGARDGEIRYEEQDAEGSLVGYSDRTLLLTLDGTLVGIDATTGERGWSVDSAGDEYSFTAWGGSPLAVATVVAAGSDSAAVLGIGDADRD, from the coding sequence ATGCTCCGAGTGCAGCTCTGCGAGGCGTGCGGGACCGAGATCGTCGACCGTCGCGACGGTGTGTGCCCGAGTTGTGGGGCCATGCTGCCGCTGCGCACGGGCGAGCTGTCGACGGTGGAGACACCGGCCGAGGCCGAGGCGGCGGCCGAGTCGGAGCCGGCGGACGAGCCCGAGTCGGAGTCGGCGGACGACCGGCCCACGCCGGCCGACGACGGCGACCTCGTCGAGACCGATGCACCCGACGTCGAGACCGATGCCCCGGCGGGTGAAGCCGATCGGCTGCCGTCGCCGGACGTCGACACCACTGAGCCCACGCCCCCCGGTATCGCGACGTCGATCCCGGCGATCGCGGTGACGACACCGGTCCCGGACCCCGAGTCCACCAACCCGACGCCGTCGCAGGCGTCGACTCCGCACCCGGCGACAGCCGCTGCGGCCGAACCTGTCTCGGCGACCGCCGCGGGGGAGGCACCTGGGGAACCGACTGCGCCCCGCGCCCTCTGGCACCCTGATTCGTTGCCCACCACGGTCAAGCGGGCCCCCTCGCGCCGACGATGGTTCCTCCTCGGCGGACTCGCGCTGGCCGTGGTCACTGCGATCGTCGCGGTCGTGCTCATCGTGGTCGCGGCCGTTCCCCACCGCGTCGAGGGGCTCGCGCTCCTCCGCGACCTCCCGACGAGGCCGACCGTCGGAACGTGGGAACTCGCGCATCCGCTGGACGACGAGGTGCCCGCGGGCGACGAGCTCTACCTCAACGGGTACACCGCGAGCCCCAACACCGCGCTGCTCGTGTGGTCGACCGACCGGCCACTGGATCAGACGACCCTCGACGACGCTCCGGGCGAGACGGTGGTCTCCCTGGTGAACACGGCGAACGGCCACACCCTCTGGGACCGTCGCGTCACCGAGCTCTCTCCGGAGTTCGACCGCTTCGACGCACCGGTGGTCGTCTCCCCACCGGATGCGGCCGCGATCGTGCTGAGTCAGGGCGACCTCATGGTGGCCGTGAGCCGTCGCGACGGGCACGTGGTGTCCACCTCGCAAGAGCACTCGAGTGTCGAGGGGATCGGCTTCGCCGACTTCGCTGCGCCGGCGGCGTTCGTCCCGGGTCTCGAGGGTGACCTGCTCATCTCGTCGACCACGGCCGACGGCACCGGGACGGTCGGCCGCTACCGGTCGACGGACCTGACCGACCCGGTCTGGGAGGTCAGCGGTGATGCCGGCGAGCGGGCGACCACCGCGGGCGACAAGCTCTTCTACGACGGTGCGGTCTACTCGCTCGACGACGGATCGACCATCGACTGGCAGGGCGACCTCTCCTGGTACTACCAGCAGGTGGGCGGCGATCTCGTCGCGATCGACTACTCCGGCAACGACACCACGATCCGCGGGGTGGACGACCGCACCGGCGCCGAGCGCTGGAAGGCGACCGGGGCGCTGCCGGTGGTGCTCGACGCGAGCGGGCTGTTGGTCGTCGCCGACCAGTCGGGGGAGCGGGTCCGCCGCCTCGACCCGCGATCCGGCGAGGTCGAGTGGCGCAGCGGACTGACGAGCACCTGGGACGGCGCCTACACCGTGGGCGACACGATCATGCTCGGTGACGGCGAAGGCGGATACACCGGGGTCGGCGCTCGCGACGGTGAGATCCGATACGAGGAGCAGGACGCCGAGGGCAGCCTCGTCGGATACAGCGATCGGACCCTCCTGCTCACGCTCGACGGCACGCTCGTCGGCATCGACGCGACCACGGGCGAGCGCGGTTGGTCGGTCGACTCCGCCGGAGACGAGTACTCGTTCACCGCTTGGGGCGGAAGCCCACTGGCCGTCGCGACGGTCGTCGCGGCCGGTTCCGACTCGGCGGCCGTCCTCGGCATCGGTGACGCTGATCGGGACTGA
- the recN gene encoding DNA repair protein RecN, with the protein MIEEIEIRDLGVIASGTLPLGPGFTAVTGETGAGKTMVVTALGLLLGQRSDSGVVRAGQKQTSVQGRWLVPGDGAVAERVREAGGDLDPAGDAAELLLGRIVTAEGRGRAIVGGRTAPIGILSELGEQLVVVHGQSDQIRLRAAPAQRDALDRFAGEPLQRALGDYQRCYTELLELRTELETLTNERDTRLLEAEQLRVALAEIEQADPQPGEDAELAERADRLTNLEELRLSAAGARELVSAEAGEESDVVGLLEGARRQLDRASVHDPALGAIAASVANASYLAAEIAAELSSYLAGLDEDGARELEVVQERRATLATLARKYGPSPEDVLHLLETGSTRLMELDGDSDRITQLEGDVERLSGEVDAAAATLSAVRVEAAARLGAAASAELRSLAMAEAELVVEVSDRDDLTLHGKDVIAFLLRPHAGAEPRPLGKGASGGELSRVMLALEVVIAGADPVPTFVFDEVDAGVGGAAAIEIGRRLAALAERSQVIVVTHLAQVAAFANNHLSVVKGGDGSVTASSVRQLVGAEREAEMARLLSGLAESDSGLAHARELLALAAS; encoded by the coding sequence ATGATCGAGGAGATCGAGATCCGCGACCTCGGCGTGATCGCGTCCGGGACACTCCCGCTCGGTCCCGGCTTCACCGCCGTGACGGGCGAGACCGGCGCAGGCAAGACGATGGTCGTCACCGCCCTCGGGCTGCTCCTCGGACAGCGGTCGGACAGCGGCGTCGTGCGAGCGGGCCAGAAGCAGACGAGTGTCCAAGGACGCTGGTTGGTGCCGGGCGACGGCGCGGTCGCCGAGCGCGTCCGCGAAGCCGGGGGAGACCTCGATCCCGCGGGTGATGCCGCAGAGCTGCTGCTCGGTCGGATCGTGACCGCCGAGGGCCGCGGCCGCGCGATCGTCGGTGGCCGCACGGCCCCCATCGGGATCCTCTCCGAACTCGGCGAGCAGCTCGTCGTCGTGCATGGGCAGTCCGATCAGATCCGACTGCGGGCCGCGCCGGCCCAGCGGGACGCCCTGGACCGCTTCGCCGGCGAACCGCTCCAGCGTGCTCTCGGCGACTACCAGCGGTGCTACACGGAGCTCCTGGAGCTGCGGACGGAACTCGAGACCCTGACGAACGAGCGCGACACGCGACTCCTCGAGGCCGAGCAGCTGCGCGTCGCGCTGGCCGAGATCGAGCAGGCCGACCCACAGCCCGGCGAGGACGCCGAGCTCGCCGAGCGCGCAGATCGACTGACGAACCTCGAAGAGCTCCGCCTCTCGGCGGCCGGCGCCCGAGAGCTCGTCTCGGCCGAGGCCGGCGAGGAGAGCGACGTCGTCGGACTGCTCGAAGGCGCGCGGCGGCAGCTCGACCGGGCCTCGGTGCACGATCCCGCCCTCGGCGCGATCGCCGCGAGTGTCGCCAACGCGAGCTACCTGGCTGCTGAGATCGCCGCCGAGCTCTCGAGCTACCTCGCCGGACTCGACGAGGACGGCGCTCGCGAACTCGAGGTCGTCCAGGAGCGCCGCGCGACCCTCGCGACGCTCGCCAGGAAGTACGGTCCGTCGCCCGAGGACGTCCTGCACCTGCTCGAGACGGGCAGCACCCGCCTGATGGAACTCGACGGCGACTCCGACCGCATCACCCAGCTCGAGGGCGACGTCGAACGACTGTCCGGGGAGGTCGACGCCGCCGCCGCGACGTTGAGCGCCGTCCGGGTCGAAGCCGCCGCTCGACTCGGCGCAGCCGCGAGCGCGGAACTGCGCTCGCTCGCCATGGCCGAGGCGGAGCTCGTCGTCGAGGTGTCCGATCGCGACGACCTCACGCTGCACGGCAAGGACGTGATCGCCTTCCTCCTCCGGCCGCACGCCGGTGCCGAGCCCCGACCGCTCGGCAAGGGCGCCTCGGGTGGAGAGCTGTCCCGCGTGATGCTCGCCCTCGAGGTCGTCATCGCCGGTGCGGACCCCGTGCCCACCTTCGTGTTCGACGAGGTCGACGCCGGTGTCGGCGGAGCCGCGGCGATCGAGATCGGGCGTCGCCTCGCGGCCCTCGCCGAGCGCTCGCAGGTGATCGTCGTCACCCACCTCGCGCAGGTCGCGGCCTTCGCCAACAACCACCTGAGCGTGGTCAAGGGCGGCGACGGTTCGGTGACGGCCTCGAGTGTGCGCCAGCTCGTCGGCGCCGAGCGGGAGGCGGAGATGGCGCGGCTGCTCTCCGGGCTCGCGGAGTCCGACAGCGGCCTCGCCCACGCCCGCGAACTGCTCGCCCTCGCAGCCTCCTGA
- a CDS encoding TlyA family RNA methyltransferase, with amino-acid sequence MENTPEPPAAADSPDAAAQPARLDAALAARGLARSRTHAAQLIADGLVSVDDRTIVKASHRVHPDARVVVAGADHYVSRAAHKLLAALDAFPVVVDDALVLDAGASTGGFTQVLLERGARRVIALDVGHDQLVPQLRDDERVRVVEGCNVRFLTPEQLSELTGLDERPSLVVGDLSFISLTQVLPALVSVVASPAELVLLVKPQFEVGRGGVREGVVTDPALRADAVAGVLWAAWDLGLGTAGLIPSPIVGTHGNREYVVWISAEHGTNPTEWMQQITSMAGA; translated from the coding sequence ATGGAGAACACACCCGAACCGCCGGCTGCAGCCGATTCGCCGGACGCCGCCGCGCAGCCCGCCCGCCTCGACGCCGCCCTCGCCGCGCGCGGACTCGCCCGCTCCAGGACCCATGCGGCCCAGCTCATCGCCGACGGGCTCGTGAGCGTCGACGACCGCACGATCGTGAAGGCCTCCCACCGGGTCCACCCGGATGCTCGGGTCGTCGTCGCCGGCGCCGACCACTACGTGAGTCGCGCCGCGCACAAGTTGCTCGCCGCCCTGGACGCCTTCCCGGTCGTGGTCGACGACGCACTCGTCCTCGACGCCGGCGCCTCCACCGGCGGATTCACCCAGGTCCTGCTCGAGCGTGGAGCTCGTCGGGTGATCGCCCTCGACGTCGGGCACGACCAGCTCGTTCCGCAGCTCCGAGACGACGAGCGGGTGCGGGTCGTCGAGGGGTGCAACGTCCGCTTCCTGACGCCGGAGCAGCTCAGTGAGCTCACCGGCCTGGACGAGCGTCCCTCGCTCGTGGTCGGCGACCTCTCGTTCATCTCCCTCACGCAGGTGCTCCCGGCACTCGTCTCGGTCGTCGCGTCACCGGCGGAACTCGTGCTGCTCGTCAAACCGCAGTTCGAGGTCGGTCGTGGTGGCGTCCGTGAGGGCGTCGTCACCGATCCCGCGCTCCGTGCCGACGCCGTCGCAGGCGTCCTGTGGGCGGCCTGGGACCTCGGTCTCGGGACGGCCGGGCTCATCCCGTCGCCGATCGTCGGCACCCACGGCAACCGCGAGTACGTGGTGTGGATATCGGCGGAGCACGGAACCAATCCGACAGAATGGATGCAGCAGATCACCTCGATGGCTGGAGCGTAA
- a CDS encoding NAD kinase, whose product MAHSTDPAVAARNILIVAHTGRDDSRDAAVLVSRLLLEAGVRPVLSALERADLIAVDPELDVVSILDEEVSLGDIELAIVLGGDGTILRAAEVTRGSAAPLLGVNLGHIGFLAESERDDLAETVERVVRRDYFVEERMTLSVRVKVGAEVVYETWALNEATVEKASRERMLEVVIEVDQRPLSSFGCDGVVISTPTGSTAYNFSAGGPVVWPSVEAITLVPLSAHALFAKPLVVGPESSLAVEVLERTDGLGVLWCDGRRAKDLQPGARVVVRRSSVPVRLARLHESTFTDRLVNKFRLPVTGWRGPVGREEPMTGTIHLPASTATRHHSDQEGTA is encoded by the coding sequence ATGGCACATTCCACCGATCCTGCGGTCGCGGCGAGGAACATCCTGATCGTCGCGCACACCGGCCGCGACGACTCGCGCGACGCCGCCGTGCTCGTCTCCAGGCTGCTCCTGGAAGCGGGCGTCCGTCCGGTCCTCAGCGCGCTGGAGCGGGCCGATCTCATCGCCGTCGACCCGGAGCTCGACGTCGTCTCCATCCTCGACGAGGAGGTCTCCCTCGGCGATATCGAACTGGCGATCGTCCTCGGCGGCGACGGCACGATCCTGCGCGCGGCCGAGGTCACGCGAGGATCGGCGGCGCCGCTGCTCGGGGTGAACCTCGGCCACATCGGCTTCCTCGCCGAGAGCGAGCGCGACGACCTCGCCGAGACGGTCGAACGCGTCGTACGTCGCGACTACTTCGTCGAGGAGCGCATGACGCTCTCCGTCCGGGTCAAGGTCGGCGCGGAGGTCGTCTACGAGACGTGGGCGCTCAACGAGGCCACGGTCGAGAAGGCGAGCCGGGAACGGATGCTCGAGGTCGTGATCGAGGTCGATCAGCGTCCGCTCTCCTCCTTCGGGTGCGACGGGGTGGTCATCTCGACGCCGACCGGCTCCACCGCCTACAACTTCTCCGCGGGCGGGCCGGTCGTGTGGCCGTCGGTGGAGGCCATCACCCTCGTCCCGCTCAGCGCGCACGCCCTGTTCGCGAAGCCGCTCGTGGTCGGTCCGGAGTCGTCCCTCGCCGTCGAGGTGCTGGAACGCACCGACGGCCTCGGCGTGCTCTGGTGCGACGGACGCCGGGCCAAGGACCTCCAGCCGGGCGCCCGGGTGGTCGTCAGACGCTCCTCGGTGCCGGTCCGCCTCGCACGCCTCCACGAGAGCACCTTCACCGATCGACTCGTCAACAAGTTCCGGCTACCGGTCACCGGTTGGCGTGGCCCCGTCGGACGCGAGGAGCCGATGACCGGCACGATCCACCTCCCGGCCTCCACGGCCACCCGACACCACAGCGATCAGGAGGGCACCGCATGA
- a CDS encoding HAD-IIA family hydrolase translates to MTPLDGVDVVLADLDGVVYAGPNPIPHAVESLNLAAEHVRVGYITNNASRTDASVAQHLTELGLSVAPAEVVTSPQAAVRLLAGLVPVGSTILVVGGAGLVDEVEKGGFVVTRSAEDSPAAVIQGFAPEVGWSQLAEAAFALQTPTADGSELPWVATNTDWTIPQARGIAPGNGTLVSAVHTAVGRLATVAGKPEVPIFEEAKVRFGASKPLFIGDRLDTDILGANRAGIASALVLTGIDRAKHVLAADQHSRPTFILEDLRQLHEPYPATTMSRDGKAATVGAATVRIRGNDVVVESDGPSRIDLLRAACAAIWASGRAIYGLNVPEHLYAE, encoded by the coding sequence GTGACCCCGCTCGACGGCGTCGACGTGGTCCTCGCGGATCTGGACGGCGTGGTCTACGCCGGCCCGAACCCGATCCCGCACGCGGTGGAGTCGTTGAACCTGGCGGCGGAGCACGTTCGCGTCGGATACATCACGAACAACGCCTCCCGGACGGACGCCTCCGTCGCGCAGCACCTGACCGAGCTCGGCCTCAGTGTCGCGCCGGCGGAGGTCGTCACGAGTCCTCAGGCCGCGGTCCGGCTGCTGGCGGGCCTGGTGCCCGTCGGGTCGACGATCCTGGTGGTCGGTGGCGCCGGGCTTGTCGACGAGGTCGAGAAGGGTGGCTTCGTCGTCACCCGCTCCGCTGAGGACTCGCCGGCTGCGGTGATCCAGGGCTTCGCTCCCGAGGTCGGCTGGTCACAGCTGGCGGAAGCGGCGTTCGCGCTGCAGACGCCGACCGCCGACGGTTCCGAGCTGCCGTGGGTCGCGACGAACACGGACTGGACCATCCCGCAGGCTCGTGGGATCGCTCCGGGAAACGGCACGCTGGTGTCGGCCGTCCACACGGCGGTCGGCCGTCTGGCGACCGTCGCCGGGAAGCCGGAGGTACCGATCTTCGAGGAGGCGAAGGTGCGTTTCGGCGCATCGAAGCCGCTCTTCATCGGCGACCGACTCGACACCGACATCCTCGGCGCGAACCGCGCCGGGATCGCGTCAGCCCTGGTCCTGACCGGCATCGATCGGGCCAAGCACGTCCTCGCGGCCGATCAGCACTCCCGGCCGACCTTCATCCTCGAGGACCTGCGGCAGCTGCACGAGCCGTATCCGGCCACCACCATGTCGCGCGACGGCAAGGCGGCGACGGTCGGTGCGGCCACGGTGCGGATCCGAGGGAACGACGTCGTGGTGGAGTCCGACGGCCCGTCCCGGATCGACCTGTTGCGTGCCGCGTGCGCCGCGATCTGGGCGTCAGGCCGTGCCATCTACGGGCTCAACGTCCCGGAGCACCTGTACGCGGAGTGA
- the tyrS gene encoding tyrosine--tRNA ligase: MSNLALPDQRNDPTFEDVWDELVWRGLVHVSTDQQELKRLLGGTPITYYCGFDPTAASLHLGNLVQLLVMRRLQLAGHRPLGLVGGSTGLIGDPRPTAERTLNTPDTVAEWVQSLRAQIERFLSFEGDNAARMVNNLDWTAPLSAIDFLREIGKHYRVGTMLKKDAVSARLNSEAGISYTEFSYQILQGMDYLELYREYGCVLQTGGSDQWGNLTSGTDLIHRVERATVHAIGTPLITNSDGTKFGKSEGNAVWLDPSMTSPYAFYQFWVNTDDADVIARLKVFTFLDRVEIERLAAATESEPFKREAQKTLAYAVTALVHGVAATDAAIAASAALFGQGDLDALDADTLRSAVTELPNARVAAETLVIQALVDTELCSSLGEARRAVAQGGVSVNNRKIDDVDATLDDRFLTGGVAVLRRGKRTLAGLFLDGAPA, encoded by the coding sequence GTGTCGAACCTCGCTCTTCCTGACCAGCGCAACGATCCGACCTTCGAGGACGTCTGGGACGAACTCGTCTGGCGCGGGCTCGTCCATGTGTCGACGGATCAGCAGGAGCTGAAGCGCCTGCTCGGCGGAACGCCGATCACCTACTACTGCGGGTTCGACCCGACGGCGGCGAGCCTCCACCTGGGCAACCTGGTCCAGCTGCTCGTCATGCGTCGGCTTCAGCTTGCCGGACACCGCCCGCTCGGGCTCGTCGGCGGTTCGACCGGCCTCATCGGCGACCCACGACCGACCGCCGAGCGCACGCTGAACACGCCGGACACCGTCGCCGAGTGGGTGCAGTCGCTCCGCGCGCAGATCGAACGCTTCCTCAGTTTCGAGGGCGACAACGCCGCGCGCATGGTCAACAACCTCGATTGGACCGCACCGCTCTCCGCGATCGACTTCCTGCGGGAGATCGGCAAGCACTACCGCGTCGGCACGATGCTGAAGAAGGACGCGGTCAGTGCCCGTCTCAACTCGGAGGCGGGGATCAGCTACACCGAGTTCAGTTACCAGATCCTGCAGGGGATGGACTACCTCGAGCTGTACCGCGAATACGGCTGCGTCCTGCAGACCGGCGGGAGCGACCAGTGGGGCAACCTCACGAGCGGCACCGACCTCATCCACCGGGTCGAGCGGGCCACCGTCCACGCGATCGGGACCCCGCTGATCACGAACTCGGACGGCACGAAGTTCGGGAAGAGCGAAGGTAACGCGGTCTGGCTCGACCCGAGCATGACGAGCCCGTACGCGTTCTACCAGTTCTGGGTCAACACCGACGATGCGGACGTCATCGCCCGGCTGAAGGTGTTCACGTTCCTCGATCGGGTGGAGATCGAGCGACTGGCGGCCGCGACCGAGTCGGAACCGTTCAAGCGTGAGGCGCAGAAGACCCTCGCCTACGCCGTCACCGCGCTCGTCCACGGGGTCGCCGCGACGGATGCGGCCATCGCCGCGTCGGCCGCGCTCTTCGGTCAGGGCGATCTCGACGCTCTCGACGCGGACACGCTGCGGTCGGCCGTCACGGAGTTGCCGAACGCGCGGGTGGCCGCGGAGACGCTCGTCATCCAGGCGCTCGTCGACACGGAGCTGTGCTCGAGCCTCGGTGAGGCTCGACGCGCGGTCGCCCAGGGAGGCGTCTCGGTGAACAACCGCAAGATCGACGACGTCGACGCGACCCTCGACGACCGCTTCCTCACGGGCGGGGTGGCCGTGCTGCGCCGCGGCAAGCGCACCCTCGCCGGGCTGTTCCTCGACGGAGCGCCCGCCTGA